In Saccharicrinis fermentans DSM 9555 = JCM 21142, a genomic segment contains:
- a CDS encoding pseudouridine synthase, with product MLEIVYQDAYMVAVNKPHGLLVHRSPIAADAEEFALQMLRDQLQKRVYPIHRIDRKTSGILLFALSSEMAGKLQKALEEEETQKTYLAIVRGYFPDEIRVDYPLTNDRGKKQEALTVFKVLQRSELDISLGQFSTSRYSLIHAFPKTGRMHQIRKHLDHLRHPIIGDRPHGCNKQNRLFKERWGMTTMMLHAMELQLRHPVSGELLHIRARLFKTFEEMIKTLKFDE from the coding sequence ATGTTAGAAATAGTTTATCAGGATGCGTATATGGTGGCAGTTAATAAGCCGCATGGTCTATTGGTGCATCGCAGTCCTATTGCTGCCGATGCAGAGGAATTTGCCCTGCAAATGTTGCGTGATCAATTACAAAAACGTGTTTACCCTATTCATCGAATAGATCGTAAAACCTCCGGTATACTGTTGTTTGCATTAAGTAGTGAGATGGCCGGTAAATTGCAGAAAGCCTTAGAAGAGGAGGAAACGCAGAAAACATATTTAGCTATTGTTCGGGGGTATTTTCCTGACGAAATAAGGGTTGATTATCCTTTAACAAATGATCGTGGCAAAAAGCAGGAAGCTCTTACTGTTTTTAAAGTATTGCAACGCAGTGAGTTAGATATATCTTTGGGGCAGTTCTCTACCTCGCGCTATTCTCTTATTCATGCTTTTCCCAAAACAGGTAGGATGCATCAAATTAGAAAACATCTGGATCACTTGCGTCATCCTATTATCGGTGATCGTCCGCATGGCTGTAATAAGCAAAATAGATTGTTTAAAGAGCGTTGGGGTATGACTACAATGATGTTACATGCGATGGAATTGCAACTGAGGCATCCTGTGTCTGGAGAGCTATTGCATATAAGAGCTCGACTGTTTAAGACTTTTGAGGAGATGATTAAAACACTTAAGTTCGATGAATAG
- a CDS encoding oxidoreductase family protein: protein MNQHFKDITLKATGAIDLHITEEIQSLWSGYGSIVRIGLKGSTIEGVVAKHVKMPQQNKHPRGWNTDVSHLRKVKSYQVETSFYKNYAGRCTANCRVPRPYIIEARHQEIFMVMEDMDASGFEERLSSVSWQEIKTCLSWLAHFHATFLNEKPVGLWNIGTYWHLDTRPEELAVLEDKALKQAASQIDQKLNETQYLTIVHGDAKLANFCFSADGKHVAAVDFQYVGGGCGMKDVAYFIGSCLHEEECETYEQRILDYYFKTLKSAIQSRRLELNYEELEKQWRALYPLAWTDFHRFLKGWSPGHWKINSYSERITRQVLTALKS, encoded by the coding sequence ATGAATCAGCACTTTAAAGATATAACGCTCAAAGCCACTGGCGCAATCGATTTACATATAACAGAAGAAATTCAGAGCCTTTGGAGTGGCTATGGCAGCATTGTAAGAATCGGGTTAAAAGGAAGTACAATAGAAGGAGTAGTTGCCAAACATGTTAAAATGCCCCAGCAAAATAAACATCCACGGGGCTGGAATACAGACGTTTCCCATTTACGAAAAGTAAAATCGTACCAAGTAGAAACCTCCTTTTACAAAAACTATGCAGGCAGGTGCACCGCTAATTGCCGTGTACCCAGACCTTATATTATTGAAGCCCGCCACCAGGAAATATTTATGGTAATGGAGGACATGGATGCCAGTGGTTTCGAAGAACGTCTTTCATCCGTTTCGTGGCAGGAAATCAAAACTTGCCTAAGTTGGCTAGCTCACTTTCATGCTACATTTTTAAACGAAAAACCAGTAGGATTATGGAACATTGGCACCTACTGGCACTTGGACACTCGCCCAGAAGAACTTGCTGTGCTAGAAGACAAAGCACTCAAGCAGGCAGCTAGCCAAATAGATCAAAAACTAAATGAAACCCAATATCTCACCATTGTTCATGGTGATGCCAAGCTCGCCAACTTTTGTTTCTCTGCCGATGGCAAGCACGTAGCTGCCGTTGATTTTCAATATGTAGGTGGAGGTTGCGGGATGAAAGATGTTGCTTACTTTATTGGAAGCTGCTTGCATGAGGAGGAATGTGAAACGTATGAACAAAGAATACTGGACTATTATTTTAAAACATTGAAGTCCGCAATACAATCTCGTCGTTTAGAGCTAAACTACGAAGAGTTAGAAAAACAATGGCGAGCGCTTTACCCCCTAGCATGGACCGATTTTCATCGATTCTTAAAAGGATGGAGTCCTGGTCATTGGAAAATAAATAGCTATAGCGAAAGAATAACAAGGCAAGTACTAACTGCTTTGAAGTCCTAA
- a CDS encoding 3'(2'),5'-bisphosphate nucleotidase CysQ family protein, with the protein MALKIDDKHMQLNNQELKELCQLACLAATEAGRMISTFSNQQLQIKRKPTQNTSLGLSGGTSWASQIVTEVDIKSQELIIKQLSPSIKKYHFGLLTEESMDDQSRLEKDYFWCIDPLDGTLPFTEGKDGYSVSIALVSKEGAPIIGVVYDPAKKNLYHAIKGIEVCKNDNELYLKHTSKNFTFITDRSFITHHKFKQIKAGLLKHSQSCGYNTFTHINQGGAAMNALWVLENSPACYFKLPKSTKGGGSLWDFAASACIFNELDYPVTDFSGNPLHLNTPNTTFMNKHGIFYGIGINLKDIHALIPKFNSDKTSHD; encoded by the coding sequence ATGGCCTTAAAAATAGATGATAAACATATGCAATTAAACAACCAAGAATTAAAAGAACTTTGCCAACTAGCATGCCTTGCAGCCACGGAAGCCGGAAGAATGATTTCCACCTTCTCAAACCAACAACTTCAAATAAAAAGAAAACCAACACAAAACACCTCTCTTGGCTTATCGGGCGGTACCAGCTGGGCTTCTCAGATAGTTACTGAAGTCGACATCAAGAGTCAGGAACTAATTATCAAACAACTTAGTCCCAGCATAAAGAAATATCATTTTGGATTACTGACTGAAGAATCCATGGACGATCAGTCGCGGTTGGAGAAAGATTATTTTTGGTGTATTGATCCGTTGGACGGAACACTACCCTTTACCGAAGGCAAAGATGGTTACTCCGTTTCCATAGCCCTGGTTTCAAAAGAAGGAGCCCCTATAATTGGCGTTGTTTACGATCCAGCAAAAAAGAATTTATACCATGCTATCAAAGGTATAGAAGTATGCAAAAACGACAATGAATTATACTTGAAACACACTTCTAAAAACTTTACATTTATTACTGACAGAAGTTTCATCACCCATCATAAATTTAAACAGATAAAAGCTGGTTTATTAAAGCACAGCCAATCATGCGGCTACAACACTTTCACACACATTAATCAAGGAGGAGCTGCCATGAACGCTTTATGGGTACTAGAAAACAGTCCCGCATGTTACTTCAAACTTCCCAAGTCCACAAAAGGAGGGGGTAGTTTATGGGACTTTGCGGCTAGCGCATGCATATTTAACGAACTTGATTATCCTGTCACTGATTTCTCAGGAAACCCACTTCACCTAAATACCCCCAATACAACTTTCATGAATAAACATGGTATATTTTATGGTATTGGCATCAATCTAAAAGACATCCACGCCTTGATCCCAAAATTTAATTCCGATAAAACGAGCCATGATTAA
- a CDS encoding GreA/GreB family elongation factor gives MEEKIKITELDYARLSSLVGSARNIKGIEHNYLEALAREIKRAEKVDSHSIEPEYVTMNSVVQVENVETKKRMTVKVVYPKEANFTKGYVSVFSPLGSALLGYKIGDSVQFEAPKGIVTVKILSLEYQPEANGAYTV, from the coding sequence ATGGAAGAAAAAATAAAAATTACTGAGCTCGACTATGCACGCTTAAGCAGTCTGGTTGGGTCTGCACGAAATATAAAAGGTATCGAGCATAATTATCTGGAGGCCTTGGCGCGTGAAATTAAACGGGCTGAAAAAGTTGACTCTCATAGTATTGAGCCTGAATATGTGACGATGAATTCGGTGGTTCAGGTTGAAAATGTGGAGACTAAAAAACGGATGACAGTAAAGGTGGTTTATCCTAAAGAGGCTAATTTTACAAAGGGTTATGTGTCTGTGTTTTCTCCATTGGGCAGTGCTTTATTGGGGTATAAAATTGGTGATTCGGTACAGTTTGAAGCTCCCAAAGGTATTGTTACAGTAAAAATATTGAGTTTGGAATATCAACCGGAAGCCAATGGAGCTTATACGGTGTGA
- a CDS encoding GreA/GreB family elongation factor, which translates to MAIKQIVQQNGKVFSWNEKAITHKDYDKIMHLLREDVGKAHVSPSSLHRLYLFAVNSVKYDSNDIPKDVVTLNSEVLLANADHQRQLVKIVLPEKIHGRHDISVYSLLGLACIGSRESECLQVQHHNSKQKLFVEKIMFQPEKENVPYL; encoded by the coding sequence ATGGCGATAAAACAGATAGTACAACAAAATGGAAAGGTTTTTTCATGGAATGAGAAAGCGATTACACATAAAGATTATGATAAGATTATGCATTTGTTAAGAGAGGATGTGGGGAAAGCGCACGTGAGCCCTTCTAGTTTGCATAGACTTTATTTATTTGCAGTTAATAGCGTGAAATATGATTCTAACGATATTCCAAAGGATGTGGTGACTCTAAACTCGGAGGTGTTACTTGCCAATGCTGATCATCAAAGGCAGTTGGTGAAAATTGTATTACCCGAAAAGATTCATGGTAGGCATGATATTTCGGTGTATAGTCTTCTGGGTTTAGCTTGTATTGGATCTAGAGAGAGTGAATGTTTACAGGTGCAACATCATAACTCAAAACAGAAGCTTTTTGTTGAAAAAATAATGTTTCAACCGGAGAAGGAAAATGTACCTTATCTGTAG
- a CDS encoding MarR family winged helix-turn-helix transcriptional regulator, with product MDGKYDVIKKLIDLWESYENESPDEQDLLNFSEWVVEQIKDKSIDNTQFHPQRELHSHPETVAFLNKLGPGSRFQEYILRIARFEEFYIRKYLIDLPLNSRLEYLFLFTIGNIEKARKTDLINIHLVEYTTGMDTIRRLVKNKLLHELPDEQDKRAKILILTKEGGEILKKANKRIEEARNMFLACISPNKWKKTLSVLNEIDEFHSNIYFNHYDKPYAEISNLMDSLKHLHK from the coding sequence ATGGACGGGAAATATGATGTCATAAAAAAACTGATTGATTTATGGGAAAGTTATGAAAATGAATCTCCTGACGAACAGGATCTTTTAAATTTTTCGGAATGGGTGGTAGAACAAATCAAAGACAAAAGCATTGACAATACCCAATTTCACCCCCAACGGGAGTTACATTCACATCCGGAAACAGTGGCCTTCCTTAACAAACTAGGACCGGGTTCCCGATTTCAGGAGTACATATTAAGAATAGCACGCTTTGAAGAATTTTACATACGAAAGTACCTTATTGATCTTCCTTTAAATTCTCGCTTAGAGTATCTATTTCTATTTACCATTGGCAACATTGAAAAAGCCCGAAAGACCGATCTTATCAACATTCATCTGGTGGAATACACAACAGGAATGGACACAATCAGACGCTTGGTTAAAAACAAATTACTCCACGAACTACCTGACGAACAAGACAAAAGGGCTAAAATACTCATACTAACAAAAGAGGGAGGAGAAATCTTAAAGAAAGCCAACAAACGTATTGAAGAAGCGAGAAATATGTTTTTAGCATGTATCAGCCCCAATAAATGGAAAAAAACACTATCGGTTCTAAATGAGATTGATGAATTTCATAGTAATATTTATTTTAATCATTACGATAAACCCTATGCCGAAATTTCCAATCTCATGGATTCTTTAAAACACCTTCATAAATAA
- a CDS encoding lysophospholipid acyltransferase family protein, producing the protein MLILSYIFSVIYWLYFGFLLVVFHVIQIICQYIGGYELRKKSVDLLNFLLLYGLVIVGVRIKFVGFENLPQDCPLIITSNHQSTFDIPPIVWGFRKHHPKFVSKKELGKGIPSISYNLRHSGSALIDRKNPRQAMMEIARLGQHIEKENYSASIFPEGTRSKSGTLKKFQHAGIAALVKKAPSAKVVPLVIDGNSTLTKHGDFPLNFGTKLTFTALPAIDPQEKDVKKIASEVENLIKHNLNQA; encoded by the coding sequence ATGCTTATTCTTTCTTACATTTTCTCAGTCATCTATTGGCTTTATTTTGGGTTTTTACTGGTGGTATTTCACGTGATCCAAATTATATGCCAATACATAGGTGGTTACGAACTAAGAAAAAAATCGGTTGATCTCCTCAATTTTCTATTGTTATATGGTTTAGTTATAGTTGGTGTCCGTATTAAGTTTGTAGGATTTGAGAACTTACCCCAAGACTGCCCTCTGATCATTACCTCCAATCACCAAAGCACCTTTGATATTCCCCCAATTGTCTGGGGCTTTCGAAAACACCATCCCAAATTTGTGTCTAAAAAAGAATTGGGGAAAGGCATACCTAGCATCTCATACAATTTAAGACACAGTGGATCAGCCCTTATCGACAGAAAGAATCCAAGACAAGCCATGATGGAGATTGCCAGGTTAGGCCAGCACATTGAAAAAGAAAACTACAGCGCCAGCATTTTTCCTGAAGGAACCAGAAGCAAAAGCGGAACCCTTAAAAAGTTTCAACATGCCGGCATCGCTGCTCTAGTAAAAAAGGCACCTTCCGCCAAGGTTGTACCATTGGTTATTGATGGCAATAGTACATTAACCAAGCATGGAGACTTCCCTTTAAACTTTGGAACCAAACTCACATTCACTGCACTACCTGCCATTGACCCTCAAGAAAAAGATGTGAAAAAAATAGCCTCCGAAGTAGAAAATTTAATAAAACACAACTTAAATCAAGCATAA
- a CDS encoding bacteriohemerythrin, whose product MELIKWTNDLKLGIESIDQQHKKLVDMINDFYAMIAKKSNKELIAKLIKDMKEYTVDHFETEEAYFRQYDFEGFAEHKAEHQDFVDKVIDLENRYLNGRLILSFEITNFLKAWITNHIQGSDAQYVDLLKSKGVA is encoded by the coding sequence ATGGAACTTATTAAATGGACAAATGACCTTAAGTTAGGCATTGAAAGCATTGATCAACAACACAAAAAACTAGTTGACATGATCAATGATTTTTATGCAATGATTGCAAAAAAATCGAACAAAGAACTGATTGCCAAACTCATTAAGGATATGAAAGAATATACGGTGGATCATTTCGAAACCGAAGAAGCTTATTTTCGACAATATGACTTTGAAGGGTTTGCAGAACACAAAGCTGAACATCAGGATTTTGTAGATAAAGTGATTGATTTAGAAAACAGATATCTGAATGGAAGGTTGATTTTATCATTTGAGATCACCAACTTTTTGAAAGCGTGGATCACCAACCACATACAAGGTTCCGACGCCCAATATGTAGATCTTCTAAAATCCAAAGGTGTAGCTTAA
- a CDS encoding AMP-binding protein — MFLKQGDKTALVKSGKTVTYNELGKKVQLYSSLYKASETNKVGIFSENREGWVYSFYSAWNNNAMVVPVDFMSTVSEVAYILNDCKPEIVFVSAAKMADYQEAAKKLDYQPKVFTIEDYEDQNADRFSEFPIIEPQNEDDTAVVIYTSGTTGNPKGVMLSYANLLANMLGVSRDVKIYQADDRVMMLLPLHHIFGLVGNMILPMYMGAMAAIPPSMASDDIIKTLQDNKITLLLGVPRLYSAIHKGVKDKINKSKVAGALFSLAEKVNSKAFSKFVFGTVHKKFGGSIRFMVCGGAALDQVVGRDYKTLGFDVLEGYGMTEASPMITFTRPGHIKVGSPGFVLPKCDVEIRDGEIVAKGENIMKGYYNRSEETAEVLKDGWLYTGDLGHFDENGFLHITGRKKEILILSNGKNINPVEIETKLERYAAFVAEVGVYQSGDQFKAIVVPSHELKMQFKDAHELHQELKWKVFDVYNKGCSSYKKVTDFTVYDGELPRTRLGKIRRFKLAALELVDEVEEVAELKVESQEFNIISEYLTQEKGKKVLPQHHLEMDLGLDSLDKVSLQVFLKSSFGVDVDPSEQVRFKSVYDLSQYIHEHRSKMEVEKIDWTRILKEKVNLSLPKTWFTGRALVKLSKAFFSLYFGLKGKGLKNIPDEPCIIAPNHQSYFDGLFVASFLRNNVIKNTYFYAKEKHVNTRWLKFIANRHHVIVMDLNKDLKESIQKMGEALKKKKNLIIFPEGTRTKTGNIGDFKKTFAILSRELNVPIVPVSIKGAYDALPKGSKFPKPFKKVIVEFLEPVMPGAETYENISNAVHSKISKQLNVSRVRLGE, encoded by the coding sequence ATGTTTTTAAAACAGGGAGATAAAACGGCTCTGGTAAAGTCTGGAAAGACGGTTACATATAACGAGTTAGGTAAGAAGGTACAATTATATTCTTCATTATATAAGGCATCAGAAACAAACAAAGTGGGCATCTTTTCAGAGAATCGGGAAGGGTGGGTATATAGTTTTTATTCGGCATGGAACAATAACGCCATGGTTGTTCCGGTTGATTTCATGAGTACGGTCAGTGAAGTGGCCTATATTTTAAATGATTGCAAACCAGAGATTGTTTTTGTGTCGGCGGCAAAGATGGCTGATTATCAAGAAGCGGCTAAGAAATTAGACTATCAACCTAAGGTTTTTACTATTGAAGATTATGAAGACCAAAATGCGGATCGTTTTTCAGAGTTTCCTATTATTGAGCCCCAAAACGAGGACGATACGGCAGTTGTGATTTATACTTCAGGTACTACAGGTAATCCTAAAGGGGTGATGTTATCTTATGCCAACCTCTTGGCCAATATGTTGGGCGTCTCGAGAGATGTAAAAATTTATCAAGCAGATGATAGAGTCATGATGTTGTTACCGCTTCATCATATTTTTGGTTTGGTTGGAAACATGATATTGCCTATGTATATGGGAGCCATGGCTGCCATTCCTCCTTCTATGGCCTCAGATGATATTATTAAGACGCTTCAAGACAATAAGATTACTTTGCTACTAGGTGTTCCTCGCTTATATTCAGCTATACATAAAGGAGTAAAAGATAAAATAAATAAGAGTAAGGTGGCCGGAGCCTTGTTTTCTTTGGCTGAGAAAGTAAATTCGAAAGCGTTTTCTAAATTTGTTTTTGGTACGGTTCATAAAAAGTTTGGTGGGAGTATTCGTTTTATGGTGTGCGGAGGAGCTGCGCTGGATCAGGTTGTGGGTAGAGATTATAAGACCTTAGGTTTTGATGTGTTGGAAGGTTATGGTATGACAGAGGCATCGCCCATGATTACTTTTACCCGCCCGGGGCATATAAAGGTTGGTTCTCCAGGATTTGTCCTGCCTAAATGTGATGTTGAGATTCGTGATGGTGAGATTGTTGCTAAGGGCGAAAATATTATGAAAGGTTATTATAACCGATCCGAAGAAACAGCCGAGGTGTTGAAGGACGGTTGGTTGTATACCGGTGATCTGGGACATTTTGATGAGAATGGATTTTTGCATATCACAGGACGTAAAAAGGAGATTTTGATCCTGTCCAATGGAAAAAATATTAACCCAGTTGAGATTGAAACAAAGCTGGAGCGTTATGCTGCTTTTGTTGCAGAGGTAGGTGTTTATCAATCGGGTGATCAGTTTAAGGCAATTGTTGTGCCATCGCATGAATTGAAAATGCAATTTAAAGATGCGCATGAATTACATCAGGAGCTTAAGTGGAAAGTCTTTGATGTATATAATAAGGGCTGCTCATCCTATAAAAAAGTGACAGATTTTACGGTTTATGATGGAGAGCTACCAAGAACAAGGTTGGGTAAAATACGACGATTCAAATTAGCTGCTTTAGAGCTTGTGGATGAAGTAGAGGAAGTGGCTGAATTGAAAGTGGAGAGTCAGGAGTTTAATATCATTTCAGAATACTTGACTCAGGAAAAAGGGAAAAAAGTATTGCCTCAACACCATCTGGAAATGGATTTGGGATTGGACTCGTTGGATAAGGTAAGTTTGCAGGTGTTTTTAAAGTCATCTTTTGGAGTGGACGTAGACCCTAGTGAACAAGTAAGGTTTAAAAGTGTCTATGACCTGAGCCAGTATATTCATGAACACCGAAGTAAGATGGAGGTGGAGAAGATAGACTGGACAAGGATATTAAAAGAAAAAGTGAATTTGTCGCTTCCTAAAACCTGGTTTACCGGTAGAGCCTTGGTTAAACTGTCAAAGGCCTTCTTTAGTTTGTACTTTGGATTAAAAGGAAAGGGTTTAAAGAATATCCCGGATGAGCCATGTATTATAGCTCCTAATCATCAAAGTTATTTTGATGGGCTATTTGTGGCCTCTTTTTTAAGGAACAATGTGATTAAGAATACGTATTTCTACGCCAAAGAAAAGCATGTAAATACAAGATGGCTTAAGTTTATTGCTAATCGACATCATGTTATTGTGATGGATTTGAATAAGGATCTAAAAGAATCTATTCAAAAAATGGGCGAGGCCCTGAAGAAAAAAAAGAACCTGATTATTTTCCCTGAAGGAACTCGTACGAAGACAGGGAATATTGGCGACTTCAAGAAAACTTTCGCTATTTTAAGTCGTGAGTTGAATGTTCCTATTGTACCTGTTTCTATCAAAGGAGCTTATGATGCTTTACCTAAGGGGAGTAAATTTCCAAAACCCTTTAAAAAGGTGATCGTTGAATTTTTGGAACCTGTTATGCCGGGGGCTGAGACTTATGAAAATATTTCCAATGCTGTGCATAGTAAGATTAGTAAGCAATTGAATGTGAGTCGTGTTAGACTTGGAGAATAA
- a CDS encoding DJ-1 family glyoxalase III encodes MKKVYIFLAEGFEEIEAITPVDVLRRAEIDVTTVSVSDKKEVKGAHNIMIYADRVFDQCNFSDADLLVLPGGMPGTLNLNKKEALKELLVDFSKQGKLIGAICAAPIVLGGKGLLKGKNATCYPGFEDQLTEANHTGSPLEVADNIVTAKGVGAAMKFALQLVAMLKGEKEAEDLAQQMVIE; translated from the coding sequence ATGAAAAAGGTATATATTTTTCTAGCCGAAGGATTCGAAGAAATAGAAGCCATCACCCCAGTTGACGTGCTTCGCAGGGCAGAAATAGACGTCACAACAGTGTCGGTTTCCGATAAAAAAGAAGTAAAGGGTGCACACAACATTATGATTTATGCAGACCGTGTTTTTGACCAATGTAATTTTTCAGATGCTGACTTGCTCGTACTTCCGGGAGGAATGCCTGGAACCCTAAACCTTAATAAAAAAGAGGCACTAAAAGAATTACTGGTTGATTTCTCCAAACAAGGAAAATTAATAGGTGCTATTTGCGCTGCCCCCATCGTCCTAGGAGGAAAAGGCTTGTTAAAAGGGAAAAATGCCACCTGCTATCCAGGGTTTGAAGATCAACTGACAGAAGCTAACCATACAGGTTCTCCATTGGAAGTGGCTGATAATATAGTTACTGCCAAAGGTGTTGGTGCAGCCATGAAATTCGCCCTGCAGTTAGTAGCCATGCTAAAGGGAGAAAAAGAAGCCGAAGATCTTGCACAGCAAATGGTCATCGAATAA
- a CDS encoding ABC-F family ATP-binding cassette domain-containing protein has product MNYLSVENLTHHWGDIQLFDDLTFGVSEGQKIGLIARNGSGKTTLLNILAQVLPNESGQVIYRKGISIGYLPQIPLLNDNHTVIEEIFASDNPQVLAIKAYERALAEENHEELGKLIEELDKLGAWDVESRIKQILSQLKITHFDQQIGQLSGGQKKRVALAHILINEPEFLILDEPTNHLDLEMIEWLESYLERSRCTLMMVTHDRYFLDRVCNEIMELADQTLYHYKGNYELFLEKREERIQTHNAQVEKAKNLLKTEQDWMNRMPQARATKAKYRIDAFHDLKKRANSGIQEQSMNLDIQSARLGKKIIECHHVCKSFGDLKILDDFNYKFAQGEKVGIIGKNGTGKTTFLNTITGALEPDSGYLETGETVVLGYYRQAGMNIDPNKRVLDVIADISENITLGSGNSMSPAQFLRHFMFNNEMHHVLVDKLSGGEKKRLYLMTVLMKNPNFLILDEPTNDLDIFTLNLLEEYLQGFKGCVVIVSHDRYFMDKIVDHLFIFEGQGHIKDFPGNYSIFHEHELAQEKESKRAGKNTKEPSKPTPPKEKPKKLSFKEKMEMKQLEQDMEALNAEKESIEAILNSGSIDADLLTEKAKRISEVINLLDEKEMRWLELSEIEG; this is encoded by the coding sequence ATGAATTATTTATCTGTTGAAAATTTAACCCATCACTGGGGCGACATACAATTATTTGATGATTTAACCTTTGGTGTTTCCGAAGGACAAAAAATAGGATTAATTGCCAGAAACGGCAGTGGAAAAACCACCTTACTTAACATTTTAGCGCAAGTATTACCCAACGAAAGTGGCCAAGTAATTTACCGCAAGGGAATATCCATCGGCTACCTACCACAAATTCCTCTTTTAAATGACAATCACACCGTTATTGAGGAAATTTTCGCTTCAGACAATCCGCAAGTATTGGCCATAAAAGCCTACGAAAGAGCCCTGGCCGAAGAAAACCATGAGGAGCTGGGAAAATTAATTGAGGAGCTGGACAAACTAGGTGCCTGGGATGTTGAATCCCGCATCAAACAAATTCTCTCACAACTTAAGATCACCCATTTTGACCAACAAATCGGTCAACTTTCCGGTGGGCAGAAAAAAAGAGTTGCGCTGGCCCATATTCTTATTAACGAACCGGAGTTTTTAATTCTTGACGAACCCACCAATCACTTGGACCTGGAAATGATTGAGTGGCTGGAATCTTATTTAGAACGCTCCAGATGCACACTCATGATGGTTACCCACGACCGTTATTTTCTGGATCGCGTTTGCAACGAGATCATGGAACTGGCCGACCAAACCCTATATCACTACAAAGGAAACTATGAGCTTTTTCTAGAAAAAAGAGAAGAACGCATACAAACGCATAATGCACAAGTAGAAAAAGCAAAAAACCTCCTCAAAACAGAACAGGACTGGATGAACCGAATGCCGCAAGCACGTGCCACCAAGGCCAAATATCGCATTGATGCCTTCCACGACTTAAAAAAGAGAGCCAACAGCGGTATTCAAGAACAGTCCATGAACCTGGATATACAATCGGCCCGTCTAGGAAAAAAAATTATCGAGTGCCACCACGTATGTAAATCCTTTGGAGATTTAAAAATTCTGGACGACTTCAATTACAAATTTGCACAAGGAGAAAAAGTTGGGATTATTGGAAAAAACGGAACAGGAAAAACAACTTTCTTAAACACCATAACAGGAGCACTGGAACCTGATTCAGGCTATCTGGAGACAGGAGAAACAGTTGTACTTGGTTATTACCGCCAAGCGGGAATGAACATAGACCCCAACAAAAGAGTATTGGATGTTATCGCTGACATATCAGAAAACATCACCCTAGGATCCGGCAACTCCATGAGTCCTGCCCAATTTCTTCGTCATTTCATGTTCAACAACGAAATGCATCACGTACTAGTTGACAAGTTAAGTGGAGGTGAAAAAAAACGTTTATACCTGATGACGGTATTGATGAAAAACCCCAATTTCCTAATCCTAGATGAACCCACCAACGACCTGGATATCTTTACCCTAAATCTCCTAGAAGAATACCTACAAGGCTTTAAAGGTTGCGTAGTCATCGTTTCTCACGACCGGTATTTTATGGATAAAATAGTAGATCACCTCTTTATATTTGAGGGACAAGGACACATCAAAGACTTCCCAGGCAACTACTCTATCTTTCACGAGCATGAATTGGCACAAGAAAAAGAAAGCAAAAGAGCAGGTAAAAACACCAAAGAACCCTCTAAGCCAACTCCACCAAAGGAAAAACCCAAAAAATTATCCTTTAAAGAAAAGATGGAAATGAAACAACTGGAGCAAGATATGGAAGCTCTAAATGCAGAAAAAGAAAGCATTGAAGCGATACTAAATTCAGGAAGTATCGACGCTGATCTACTCACTGAAAAAGCCAAACGTATTTCAGAAGTAATAAACCTACTCGATGAAAAAGAAATGCGATGGCTAGAACTAAGTGAGATTGAAGGATGA